A stretch of Apteryx mantelli isolate bAptMan1 chromosome 24, bAptMan1.hap1, whole genome shotgun sequence DNA encodes these proteins:
- the LOC136994100 gene encoding olfactory receptor 14J1-like produces the protein LSIYLAALLGNGLIITAIACDHRLHTPMYFFLLNLSLLDLGTVSTTVPKSMANSLSNTKAISYWGCAAQVFHFYFLISTEYSVLTVMAYDRYVAICKPLHYGTIMSSRACVKMAAAAWASGFLDGLLHTANTFSIPLCQGNVLEQFFCEIPQILKLSCSDTYLRELGALVVSICLSLGCFVFIVLSYVQIFTVVLRIPSEQGRHKAFSMCIPHLAVVSLFISTAMFAYLKPPSLSSPLLDLLVSVLYAVVPPAVNPLIYSMRNKELKDALKKLKLRLDGDVNVEVGCHCNDLEMVER, from the coding sequence ctgagcatctacctggctgccctcctgggcaatggcctcatcatcacagccatagcctgtgaccaccgcctccacacccccatgtacttcttcctcctcaacctctccctcctcgaccttggcaccgtctccaccactgtccccaaatccatggccaattccctgagcaacaccaaggccatttcttactggggatgtgctgcacaggtttttcatttttactttctcatctcaactgagtattctgttctcactgtcatggcctatgaccgctacgtggccatctgcaaacccctgcactatgggaccatcatgagcagcagagcttgtgtcaaaatggcagcagctgcctgggccagtggttttctcgatggtctcctgcacactgctaacacattttccataccactgtgccaaggcaatgtcctggagcagttcttctgtgaaatcccccagatcctcaagctctcctgctcagacacctacctcagggaacttggggcacttgtggttagtatttgtttatctttgggatgttttgtttttattgtgctgtcctatgtgcagatcttcacagttgtgctcaggatcccctctgagcagggccggcacaaagccttctccatgtgcatccctcacctggccgtggtctctctgtttatcagcactgcaatgtttgcctacctgaagcccccctccctctcctcccctcttctggatctgttggtgtctgttctgtacgcagtggtgcctccagcagtgaatcctctcatctacagcatgaggaacaaggagctcaaagatgccctgaagaaa